The Citrifermentans bemidjiense Bem genome window below encodes:
- a CDS encoding Nif11-like leader peptide family natural product precursor translates to MRKKISMLCVILVAFVANAAYSAEGDRCSPQIANNAAAASVCGPVCEKYGLVFAGNWSNDPHHPPVKACIDKGEGEAVCGCAATNDVEISPTVQTVDTATQLQIPIGMKKTCLQGPDSLYASQTCPVVNANGLDFWALSYVDNRVGMAIVAYDSAGKVVGLIEKTGARYIWDIAVDATKETISFRGQANKVVSLKWSDLFIPQMAKGNTTANYVIWPTSTSGQASWTNGVQNYGTAAPFGSGANQLLDPYIEHSAGKQLCADKKQPWSVYTYATIGSPYSTVTCILPPVPGQPTYNPAMNALLDAAVNDHSLMAALASAVSDAQLIAAAASKGYKITEADIAQSRGPVASSSSTVKRSLSAGSASCGGSGQEPCSQCTQETCVYWPFNFCCIKEYCECVQSSYSCNAGLSINPSGICTAPRTCLPNQICKDFVVFLEYNDNGTKDNRVCEQWLSYPNCAKGIPNAALSAYEIVFNKGKAYYKSTNTLVNTWTGSPSRETLYVIDARDNKIYLVNVDGRYIQVRGSANCIGQTIPEGDSTAACAKPRLTTHAGILMGSIAGLPSPNSEPGSTVQQTIKVIGAGTIQVINGDIQWITNDSGHFKPSQDNLKNSIAAFKAAGFPNFPPLGDCTYSFQPVAGKDGVYRQNAVDVSHCEL, encoded by the coding sequence ATGAGAAAGAAAATATCGATGTTGTGTGTCATCTTGGTTGCTTTTGTAGCTAACGCTGCTTATTCGGCGGAAGGTGACCGTTGCAGCCCACAGATCGCGAACAACGCCGCGGCAGCCAGTGTGTGTGGCCCCGTTTGCGAGAAATACGGATTGGTCTTTGCTGGGAACTGGAGCAATGATCCCCATCACCCACCTGTCAAAGCGTGCATCGACAAGGGCGAAGGTGAAGCCGTCTGCGGATGTGCGGCCACCAATGATGTGGAGATTTCCCCCACCGTTCAAACCGTCGATACGGCCACACAACTACAAATACCAATCGGGATGAAGAAGACCTGCTTACAAGGACCCGACAGCTTATACGCTAGTCAAACCTGTCCCGTCGTTAATGCCAACGGTTTAGATTTTTGGGCATTAAGCTATGTCGATAATAGGGTAGGGATGGCCATAGTTGCGTATGACTCCGCCGGTAAGGTGGTTGGCCTTATTGAAAAAACCGGTGCTCGTTATATTTGGGATATTGCAGTAGATGCCACGAAGGAAACTATCTCTTTCCGAGGGCAAGCCAACAAGGTCGTTTCGTTGAAGTGGAGCGATTTATTCATTCCTCAAATGGCTAAGGGAAATACTACAGCGAACTATGTTATCTGGCCTACGAGTACCAGTGGGCAGGCCTCATGGACAAACGGGGTACAAAATTATGGAACCGCCGCTCCATTCGGTAGCGGCGCAAATCAACTCCTTGACCCTTACATTGAGCATAGTGCCGGCAAACAGCTTTGCGCCGATAAAAAGCAACCCTGGTCTGTATATACCTACGCCACTATTGGCTCTCCGTACTCAACGGTCACTTGTATTCTGCCTCCAGTTCCGGGCCAACCCACGTATAACCCCGCTATGAATGCACTTTTGGACGCTGCTGTAAATGATCACAGCTTAATGGCCGCTTTGGCCTCCGCCGTATCCGATGCTCAGCTGATTGCAGCAGCGGCCAGCAAGGGTTATAAAATCACCGAGGCAGATATTGCGCAAAGCAGAGGCCCAGTAGCATCGTCATCGTCTACAGTTAAGCGATCACTTTCGGCCGGCTCTGCTAGCTGTGGCGGTAGTGGGCAGGAGCCATGTTCTCAATGCACCCAAGAAACTTGCGTTTACTGGCCCTTCAATTTCTGCTGCATTAAAGAATATTGCGAGTGCGTGCAGTCGAGCTATTCCTGCAATGCCGGACTATCGATTAATCCAAGCGGCATCTGCACAGCTCCCAGAACTTGTCTCCCTAACCAGATATGCAAGGATTTTGTTGTTTTTTTGGAATACAACGATAACGGAACTAAAGATAATCGCGTATGCGAACAATGGCTTTCATACCCAAACTGTGCAAAAGGCATCCCCAACGCCGCTTTGTCAGCATATGAAATTGTATTTAACAAAGGAAAAGCTTATTACAAGTCAACCAATACATTGGTGAATACTTGGACAGGTAGCCCCAGTAGGGAAACATTATATGTCATTGATGCCAGAGACAATAAAATTTACTTAGTAAACGTCGACGGGCGTTACATTCAGGTACGGGGATCAGCTAATTGCATCGGTCAAACTATTCCCGAAGGCGATTCTACAGCTGCCTGCGCCAAGCCAAGGCTAACCACGCACGCTGGTATATTGATGGGGTCTATTGCCGGGTTGCCGTCTCCAAACTCAGAGCCTGGGTCAACGGTTCAACAGACAATCAAGGTCATCGGCGCTGGTACTATTCAAGTGATCAATGGCGATATTCAATGGATTACAAACGACAGCGGGCACTTCAAGCCATCGCAGGATAATTTGAAAAACAGTATAGCCGCGTTTAAGGCCGCGGGGTTTCCAAACTTTCCGCCGTTGGGTGATTGTACTTACAGCTTTCAACCCGTTGCAGGCAAGGACGGGGTTTATCGCCAGAACGCGGTTGATGTCAGTCATTGCGAGTTGTAA
- a CDS encoding nucleotidyltransferase substrate binding protein, producing the protein MPADIRWKQRFCNYVRALNTLTEAVQLAQERPLTKLEEQGMVHGFEFTHELTWNVLKDYLEDKGIVGLIGSKDATREAFKNGLIDDGTAWMDMIKARNLSSHTYNPETAEEIVENVLARFYPQFELMARKFAALAETEND; encoded by the coding sequence GTGCCTGCAGATATCCGCTGGAAACAGCGCTTCTGCAACTATGTAAGAGCGCTGAATACTTTGACAGAGGCAGTGCAACTGGCGCAAGAGCGCCCACTGACCAAACTGGAAGAACAGGGGATGGTACACGGCTTCGAGTTCACCCATGAACTTACCTGGAATGTTCTGAAGGATTACCTGGAAGACAAAGGGATTGTCGGTCTGATCGGGTCGAAGGACGCAACGCGGGAGGCTTTCAAGAACGGACTCATCGACGATGGCACTGCCTGGATGGACATGATCAAGGCCCGCAATCTCAGTTCTCACACCTATAACCCTGAGACGGCGGAGGAAATCGTCGAAAACGTGCTTGCGCGCTTTTATCCGCAGTTCGAGCTGATGGCGAGAAAATTCGCTGCTTTGGCAGAGACCGAGAACGACTGA
- a CDS encoding beta-propeller fold lactonase family protein: MRGIQWLGLIFFTTVIFLGGCTGGGGGGDGDSSQLLINMNQKITPLATPLSTFETLNPGLSDKPDWLAGYAVSTVVSPDSKTMLVLTSGYNRVFTATPSTPYPWYTPDSNEYVFIYDISTGRPIKKQVVQVPNTFHGIVFDPSGKAFYVAGGVNDNIHIFTMISDGKWGETSSPLSMMHPAGNGLGVSQPAPGGAVSVNTQIAVKPCAAGLAISNDGKTLVAANFYNDSITIFRGGLNHWSAGIERDLRPGKSGGTSGTAGGEYPFWVAVKGSETNGTAKAFVSSIRDREVVVVDLNGAPSVTARIAVKGKPNKMTLNKDQSLLYLVEDQTDTVDVINTATNTIVETIQVIAPPSAMPDSLAKFRGANSNSATLSPDEKQLYVTNGNLNCVAVVTLGGANGGSQVTGLIPTGWYPNSVSFSSDGNWVYVVNGKSATGANPSFRYSNGPPSYPNGFLTNQYNPQRTRAGLQSFPRPTSAQIATLTAQVASNNRFSYTDSGNDMATMAAVRDKVKHVIFIIKENRTYDQVLGDLEVGNGDPDLAQFGRRYTPNQHNLARQFVTLDNFYATAEVSNDGWCWTTAGRAPDVVEHTVSVTYAGRGLGLDTEGANRSVNIAQDLATRKAFNPLTPDDQDLLPGQNNSAAPDGPPPTYEADKGYLWDAALRKGLTIRNYGFFVDTTRYNIPQSDPNFVPLDPNPFSKSLTVAFPTSPSLTTLTDRYFRGFDNAYPDYYRFKEWEREFDLYEANDGLPTLSLVRFMHDHTGNYNTAIEGVNTPELQQADNDYAVGLLVEKISKSPKYKDNTLIFVIEDDAQDGGDHMDSHRTIAFVAGAYVKQGQVVSSQYNSVNFLRTIEEVLGLLPMNLNDALARPMADIFTTTPNPWSFTAVPAQILNGTTLPPFLDKSANKLARLDIPKSTRDAKYWAKVTKGMNFATEDQFDFAAYNRILWKGLMGDKPYPIERSGKNLRGNRKELLARYDRSLKGAIKQTSLK, encoded by the coding sequence ATGCGAGGCATTCAATGGCTGGGTCTGATCTTTTTCACTACGGTTATCTTTCTGGGTGGTTGCACTGGCGGTGGCGGTGGCGGTGACGGCGATTCCTCGCAGCTCTTGATAAACATGAACCAAAAAATCACGCCGCTCGCGACCCCGTTGTCCACCTTCGAGACGTTGAACCCTGGCCTGTCGGACAAACCGGACTGGCTCGCAGGCTACGCAGTCAGTACGGTGGTGAGCCCCGACAGTAAGACCATGCTGGTCCTGACAAGCGGCTACAACCGCGTCTTCACCGCGACTCCCAGCACTCCCTATCCTTGGTACACCCCGGACTCGAACGAGTACGTGTTCATCTACGACATCTCGACAGGGAGGCCGATCAAGAAACAGGTGGTACAGGTCCCGAACACCTTCCACGGGATCGTCTTCGATCCGTCAGGCAAGGCCTTTTACGTAGCTGGCGGCGTGAACGACAATATCCACATTTTCACCATGATCAGCGACGGGAAATGGGGGGAAACGTCATCGCCACTTTCCATGATGCACCCGGCGGGCAACGGTCTTGGCGTATCGCAGCCTGCGCCGGGAGGAGCGGTGAGCGTCAACACCCAGATTGCGGTGAAACCTTGCGCTGCCGGCCTCGCCATATCGAACGACGGCAAGACACTGGTGGCGGCGAATTTCTATAACGACTCGATAACGATCTTCAGGGGGGGCTTGAATCACTGGTCCGCAGGAATCGAACGCGACCTGCGCCCCGGCAAGAGCGGCGGAACATCTGGGACGGCAGGCGGCGAATATCCTTTCTGGGTGGCGGTAAAGGGGAGCGAGACGAATGGTACCGCGAAAGCCTTTGTATCGAGCATCCGTGACCGCGAGGTGGTTGTGGTGGACCTCAACGGCGCGCCGTCGGTAACGGCGCGGATCGCCGTAAAAGGCAAACCCAACAAAATGACCCTGAACAAAGACCAGTCGCTTCTGTACCTGGTCGAGGATCAGACCGATACGGTCGATGTCATCAACACCGCAACGAACACGATAGTGGAAACCATCCAGGTCATCGCCCCTCCTTCGGCCATGCCCGACTCGCTGGCGAAATTCAGGGGAGCGAACTCCAACAGCGCCACGCTCTCGCCCGATGAAAAACAACTCTACGTGACAAACGGAAACCTGAACTGCGTCGCGGTCGTGACGTTGGGTGGAGCGAACGGCGGCAGCCAGGTTACCGGTCTGATCCCGACGGGATGGTATCCGAATTCGGTTAGCTTCAGCAGCGACGGGAACTGGGTGTACGTGGTCAACGGAAAATCTGCGACCGGCGCGAATCCCAGCTTCCGTTACAGTAACGGCCCCCCCTCGTACCCTAACGGTTTCTTGACGAACCAGTACAATCCCCAGCGGACCAGGGCCGGACTGCAGAGCTTCCCGCGCCCCACCTCGGCACAGATCGCAACCTTGACTGCACAGGTAGCATCGAACAACCGTTTCTCCTACACCGACAGCGGCAACGATATGGCGACCATGGCGGCTGTACGGGACAAGGTCAAACACGTCATTTTCATCATCAAGGAGAACCGCACCTACGACCAGGTTCTGGGCGATCTGGAAGTCGGTAACGGCGACCCCGATTTGGCGCAGTTCGGCAGGCGTTACACGCCCAATCAACACAATCTGGCGCGACAGTTCGTTACCCTCGACAACTTCTATGCAACTGCGGAAGTGAGCAACGACGGCTGGTGCTGGACCACTGCAGGGCGGGCGCCCGACGTAGTGGAGCACACGGTTTCGGTCACCTACGCAGGGCGCGGCCTGGGCCTGGACACCGAAGGCGCGAACCGCAGTGTGAACATCGCCCAGGACCTTGCCACCCGCAAGGCTTTCAACCCCCTCACGCCGGACGATCAAGACCTGCTGCCGGGACAAAACAACTCGGCTGCACCCGATGGTCCGCCACCGACTTATGAGGCGGACAAGGGGTATCTCTGGGACGCCGCACTAAGGAAAGGTCTCACTATACGCAACTACGGCTTCTTCGTGGACACAACGCGTTACAACATCCCCCAAAGCGACCCGAACTTTGTCCCCTTGGATCCGAACCCGTTCTCGAAAAGCCTGACCGTCGCCTTTCCTACGAGCCCCTCCCTGACAACACTCACGGACCGGTACTTCCGGGGGTTCGACAACGCGTATCCGGATTACTATCGTTTCAAGGAATGGGAGAGAGAGTTCGACCTTTATGAGGCCAACGACGGCCTGCCTACGTTGAGCCTGGTTCGTTTCATGCACGATCACACCGGGAATTACAATACCGCGATTGAAGGGGTGAACACGCCCGAGTTACAGCAAGCGGACAACGACTATGCTGTCGGCCTTTTGGTGGAGAAGATTTCCAAAAGCCCGAAATACAAGGACAACACCCTGATCTTCGTAATCGAGGACGACGCGCAGGATGGTGGGGACCACATGGATTCGCACCGCACCATCGCATTTGTCGCGGGTGCTTATGTGAAGCAAGGGCAGGTTGTTTCTTCGCAGTACAACAGCGTCAACTTCCTTCGCACCATCGAAGAGGTCCTGGGGCTTCTGCCGATGAACCTGAACGACGCGCTGGCAAGGCCGATGGCAGACATCTTCACCACCACGCCGAACCCATGGAGCTTTACGGCCGTTCCGGCACAGATTCTCAACGGCACGACGCTGCCGCCGTTCCTAGACAAGTCGGCCAACAAATTGGCCCGCCTCGACATCCCGAAATCGACGCGAGACGCCAAATACTGGGCGAAGGTTACCAAGGGAATGAACTTCGCCACTGAAGACCAGTTCGATTTCGCCGCCTACAATCGCATCCTGTGGAAAGGTCTGATGGGCGACAAGCCGTATCCCATTGAGCGCAGCGGCAAGAATCTGCGCGGGAACCGCAAGGAACTGCTGGCGCGCTACGATCGCTCGTTGAAAGGCGCGATCAAACAAACAAGCCTGAAGTAA
- a CDS encoding nucleoside deaminase, whose protein sequence is MDIYMQSAIEEAKKGLGEGGIPIGSVLVHKGLILGRGHNRRVQKGSSILHGEMDALENAGRLPAQVYRESVLYTTLSPCSMCSGAILLYGIPRVVIGENSTFTGEEELLRSHGVQVDVLQDQECISLMRTFIEEKPELWNEDIGV, encoded by the coding sequence ATGGACATCTATATGCAGTCAGCCATTGAAGAGGCAAAAAAAGGACTTGGGGAAGGGGGTATTCCGATCGGATCGGTGCTTGTGCATAAAGGGCTCATCCTTGGGCGAGGACACAACCGGCGTGTGCAAAAGGGCAGTTCGATTCTTCACGGAGAAATGGACGCGCTGGAAAACGCCGGACGGCTACCGGCGCAGGTCTACCGGGAATCGGTGCTCTATACGACCCTGTCCCCCTGCTCCATGTGCAGTGGAGCAATCCTTTTGTATGGGATTCCGCGAGTTGTTATTGGTGAAAACAGCACGTTCACAGGAGAGGAAGAGTTGCTCCGCTCTCATGGTGTGCAGGTCGATGTGCTGCAGGATCAGGAATGCATCAGCCTGATGCGCACTTTTATCGAGGAAAAACCTGAGCTGTGGAACGAGGATATCGGGGTGTAG
- a CDS encoding nucleotidyltransferase domain-containing protein produces the protein MPYGLSDDTIERICSVLSRHPAIEKAILYGSRAKGNFKPGSDIDLTLSGDALTSGELGSIAEELDDLLLPYKIDLSLFARLNHAELTEHIERVGVVFYQR, from the coding sequence ATGCCCTACGGCTTGAGCGACGACACAATCGAAAGGATCTGCAGCGTTTTAAGCCGTCATCCAGCCATTGAAAAGGCGATCCTATACGGGTCGCGGGCGAAAGGCAATTTCAAGCCAGGGTCCGACATAGACCTGACCCTTTCCGGCGATGCCCTCACCAGTGGCGAGCTTGGCTCTATCGCCGAGGAGTTGGACGACCTCTTGTTGCCCTACAAGATAGACCTTTCGTTATTCGCCCGACTCAATCATGCCGAGCTTACGGAGCATATCGAGAGGGTCGGGGTGGTGTTTTATCAACGATGA
- a CDS encoding GlsB/YeaQ/YmgE family stress response membrane protein: MGILTWIILGLVVGALAKLLMPGDDPGGIFITILLGIAGAFLGGMIGTTLGIGSVTGFNMLSILLAIVGAIILLVLYRVIRRPHRG, from the coding sequence ATGGGAATTTTAACTTGGATAATATTAGGTCTGGTGGTTGGTGCACTTGCGAAGTTGTTGATGCCCGGCGATGATCCGGGAGGGATCTTCATAACGATCCTGCTCGGTATCGCTGGGGCATTCCTGGGCGGGATGATAGGCACGACGCTCGGGATAGGGTCGGTAACAGGGTTCAACATGTTGAGCATTTTGTTGGCCATCGTGGGCGCGATTATTCTCCTGGTCCTCTATCGAGTCATCAGGAGGCCGCACCGCGGCTAA
- a CDS encoding AraC family transcriptional regulator has protein sequence MDKAQAYAERFDRVLRYIERHLDEPLTVERLSRVAHFSKFHFHRQFSLYTGIGVFGYIRLLRLKHASYRLAYRREERIIDIALDAGFDSPEAFARAFKQMFGHSPSQFRKSPIWQPWRERFRLPTIERRGNMDVKIVEFAETRIAVLEHRGAPEKVDDSALKFIEWRKQSGLSPVKQSRTFGLVYDDPATVEPEEFRFDICGEVSQEVPENPQGVFNSVIQGGRCAVVRHLGSHDRIGDSIYPLYRDWFPKSGEELRDFPLFFHYLNLMPDVAEHELVTDIYLPLK, from the coding sequence ATGGACAAGGCACAGGCATACGCAGAAAGGTTCGACAGGGTGCTACGCTACATCGAACGGCACCTGGACGAGCCTTTAACGGTGGAACGGTTGAGCCGGGTGGCGCATTTCTCCAAGTTCCACTTCCACAGGCAATTCTCGCTCTACACCGGCATCGGCGTCTTCGGCTACATTCGGCTGCTGCGGCTTAAGCACGCTTCCTACCGGCTTGCCTACCGCCGGGAGGAGCGCATCATCGACATTGCCCTCGATGCCGGGTTCGACAGCCCTGAAGCGTTTGCCCGCGCCTTCAAGCAGATGTTCGGACATTCCCCCTCCCAATTCAGAAAATCACCCATATGGCAGCCATGGAGGGAGCGCTTCCGGCTGCCGACCATCGAAAGGAGAGGAAACATGGACGTGAAAATTGTGGAGTTCGCCGAGACGCGGATTGCGGTCCTGGAGCACCGGGGCGCGCCGGAAAAGGTGGATGACTCGGCACTTAAGTTCATCGAATGGCGCAAGCAAAGCGGGCTGTCACCGGTGAAGCAGTCCCGCACCTTCGGCCTCGTCTACGACGACCCCGCAACGGTTGAGCCGGAAGAGTTCCGCTTCGACATCTGCGGTGAAGTGTCGCAGGAGGTGCCGGAGAACCCGCAGGGAGTGTTCAACAGCGTCATCCAAGGTGGCCGGTGCGCGGTGGTGCGGCACTTGGGCTCCCACGATCGGATAGGCGACAGCATTTATCCGCTCTACCGCGACTGGTTCCCGAAAAGCGGCGAAGAGCTGCGGGACTTCCCCCTCTTCTTCCACTACCTGAACCTCATGCCCGACGTGGCCGAGCACGAGCTCGTCACAGACATCTACCTGCCGCTGAAGTAG
- a CDS encoding metallophosphoesterase family protein codes for MMRNKAVRFLLGSYVLLVSVFMTGCSDSSNGSTSNVVVFSDVHFNPFYDPSLFPALVAADASQWEGIFRTSAITAPSAWGADSNYPLLALALSSIKQNRGDSPFVVFTGDILGHYLPQQFYGLYDPPNAHTPTAADIAAMKAFTDKAVAFFMLQVKAAVGDTPVLFALGNADSYTGLGPDSSFLANSAELFYTQFVNGTVDHRTFIDSFKGGGYYAAQPPGTNLMVIGLNTFEFSPSNAYFSTTANAPAVAAELAWLDTTLALAQATGRKVWLLMHVPPGADKSSTAQTVGADGHIATAVMLWDPGFQDDFLRVLAKYPGLITQTLVAHTHMDEYRIIAPNTVGVTTPSIAPYFGDNPAYKIFTVSRETWKATDYRALNYDLATMPGQFDSYYTFSTAYLMQGYLNDSMSQLSPLLRSDNSKQQLYRGYYFSGHNYAAPIGGLADPITDKTWPVYWCGTGHIDQREVVECVNAF; via the coding sequence ATGATGCGGAACAAAGCGGTCAGGTTTCTTTTGGGGAGTTACGTCCTGCTGGTTTCAGTTTTTATGACTGGCTGCAGCGACAGCAGTAATGGTTCTACCAGTAATGTTGTCGTGTTCAGCGATGTCCATTTCAATCCGTTTTATGATCCGTCTCTCTTTCCGGCTCTCGTCGCAGCCGATGCCAGCCAATGGGAAGGCATCTTCCGGACCTCGGCCATAACCGCTCCTTCGGCATGGGGAGCCGATTCCAATTACCCCCTGCTTGCTCTTGCGCTCTCCAGCATAAAGCAGAATCGAGGCGACAGCCCGTTTGTCGTCTTTACCGGAGACATCCTGGGGCATTACCTCCCGCAACAGTTCTACGGCCTCTACGATCCGCCAAACGCACATACTCCGACCGCCGCGGACATCGCAGCCATGAAGGCTTTCACGGACAAGGCGGTGGCTTTTTTCATGCTACAGGTGAAAGCGGCTGTCGGAGACACCCCGGTCCTTTTTGCCCTGGGCAATGCCGACTCCTACACGGGACTGGGACCGGACAGCAGCTTTCTGGCCAATTCGGCCGAATTGTTTTACACGCAGTTCGTGAACGGCACGGTGGACCACCGGACATTCATCGATTCGTTCAAAGGGGGGGGATACTATGCGGCACAGCCCCCCGGAACGAACCTGATGGTGATAGGACTCAACACCTTCGAGTTTTCACCCTCCAACGCCTATTTCAGTACCACCGCCAATGCCCCTGCCGTAGCGGCGGAATTAGCCTGGCTCGATACCACGCTTGCCCTGGCCCAGGCCACGGGGAGGAAGGTGTGGCTCCTGATGCACGTGCCGCCCGGCGCGGACAAATCTTCGACGGCGCAAACCGTCGGTGCCGACGGTCACATCGCCACTGCGGTGATGCTGTGGGACCCGGGTTTTCAGGACGATTTCCTGCGGGTACTGGCCAAGTACCCGGGCCTGATAACCCAGACGCTTGTGGCGCATACCCATATGGACGAATACAGGATCATCGCGCCGAATACCGTGGGGGTCACCACACCCAGCATCGCTCCCTATTTCGGCGACAACCCCGCGTACAAGATCTTCACCGTTTCCCGTGAGACATGGAAGGCCACCGACTATAGGGCCCTGAACTACGATCTCGCCACCATGCCTGGACAGTTCGACAGCTACTACACCTTCTCGACCGCGTATCTGATGCAGGGGTACCTCAACGATTCCATGTCCCAACTGTCCCCCCTGCTCCGCTCCGACAATTCAAAGCAGCAGCTTTACCGGGGATATTATTTCTCCGGACACAATTATGCGGCTCCCATCGGCGGCCTCGCGGATCCCATCACCGATAAAACCTGGCCGGTCTACTGGTGCGGTACGGGCCATATCGACCAGCGGGAAGTCGTCGAATGCGTGAATGCCTTCTGA